A single Methylomonas sp. AM2-LC DNA region contains:
- a CDS encoding RNA methyltransferase, whose amino-acid sequence MLTNFKIVLVETSHPGNIGAVARAMKNMQMYPLRLVQPKFFPHADATSRASGADDILKNAAVYTNLPEAIADCQIVLGASARDRTISWPAVTARQCAEKWASPIDPSLNIAIVFGRENSGLKNHELDLCDYLLRIPCNSEYSSLNIAAAVQVVCYELFVATHQEQSNPKVGDHDQAPLASSAQMEAFYQHLQETITDIGFLHPERAKSIMRRLRRIYNRTQLDTKELDILRGILRFSQNHNAE is encoded by the coding sequence TTGCTAACAAATTTTAAAATTGTTTTGGTCGAAACCTCGCATCCTGGCAACATTGGCGCCGTGGCTAGAGCAATGAAAAACATGCAAATGTACCCATTGCGTCTAGTACAACCTAAGTTTTTTCCTCATGCTGATGCTACTTCGCGAGCCTCCGGTGCTGACGATATCCTTAAAAATGCTGCTGTCTATACAAATCTGCCAGAAGCGATTGCCGATTGCCAAATTGTGCTGGGTGCAAGTGCCAGAGATAGAACCATTAGCTGGCCAGCTGTAACAGCACGTCAATGTGCTGAAAAATGGGCTAGTCCGATAGATCCCTCTTTGAATATTGCTATAGTGTTCGGCAGGGAAAATTCGGGGCTTAAAAATCATGAATTAGATTTGTGTGACTATTTGTTGCGCATTCCATGTAATTCAGAATACAGCTCATTAAACATTGCTGCTGCCGTGCAAGTCGTCTGCTATGAACTTTTTGTGGCAACCCACCAGGAACAAAGTAACCCAAAAGTGGGTGATCATGACCAGGCCCCCTTAGCCAGCAGCGCGCAAATGGAGGCTTTTTACCAACATTTACAAGAAACCATTACTGATATTGGCTTTTTGCATCCAGAGCGCGCTAAATCAATCATGCGTCGCTTACGCCGCATTTATAACCGTACACAATTGGACACTAAAGAGTTGGATATTTTAAGAGGTATTTTACGTTTCTCGCAAAATCACAATGCGGAGTGA
- a CDS encoding TylF/MycF/NovP-related O-methyltransferase, with amino-acid sequence MLLNFLKRLIHFIKRQPFIRCLGRLPYLSKGYCDNEIYIDPLWNHTLANSPEQIQYFQSILNSNLVAMSFHEVVNLHRIVSRTNHLSGDLAECGSFHGGSALIMAKANESKKPIHLFDTFTGIPEITADVDLLKVGDVKGSALDDVRNLLYEFNDLIRYHVGFFPETTLEIPLETKFSFVNLDMDVYESTKAGFEYFYPRMTRGGAIICHDYFSKSCPGVKKAVDEFFADKPETLIDLWHTQIVMIKL; translated from the coding sequence ATGCTGCTTAACTTTTTAAAGCGTTTAATTCATTTTATCAAACGCCAGCCTTTCATTAGATGCTTAGGACGATTACCATATCTTAGTAAAGGTTATTGTGATAATGAAATATATATTGATCCACTATGGAACCACACTTTAGCTAATTCTCCAGAACAAATTCAATACTTCCAATCGATTCTCAATTCGAATCTCGTTGCAATGTCATTTCACGAAGTAGTTAATCTTCATCGTATTGTTAGTAGAACCAATCATCTTTCTGGGGACCTTGCTGAATGTGGCTCATTTCATGGTGGGAGCGCCTTGATTATGGCTAAAGCTAATGAGTCAAAAAAACCGATACATCTTTTTGATACTTTTACTGGCATTCCTGAAATAACTGCAGATGTTGATTTGCTTAAAGTTGGAGACGTCAAGGGGAGCGCGTTAGATGACGTTCGAAATCTACTGTACGAATTTAATGACTTAATAAGATATCATGTGGGTTTTTTTCCAGAAACAACTTTAGAAATTCCTTTAGAAACAAAATTTTCTTTTGTTAATCTGGATATGGATGTTTATGAAAGTACTAAAGCAGGGTTTGAATATTTTTACCCACGAATGACTCGTGGGGGCGCAATCATTTGCCACGATTATTTTTCTAAAAGTTGCCCTGGTGTGAAAAAAGCCGTGGATGAATTCTTTGCCGATAAACCTGAAACGTTGATTGATTTATGGCATACACAAATCGTAATGATTAAATTATAG
- a CDS encoding NAD(P)-dependent methylenetetrahydromethanopterin dehydrogenase, translated as MSKRSILHMFDPMPNNSPFDINMALDAGFDVLMPYSNVKLDNILTLTQDVIFSRSPSGIKKTGIFIGGRDIGLAIDMLQACQPAMVPPFQVSVFADPSGAYTTAAALVACVEKALKEHHGKTLRECKTLVFGGTGPVGIATGIIASLQGADTVLVDHLSIDNANDAAKQYSRRFSTKLTGAIARNDIEKIALIEDADIVFCTAKAGIRVLSSHVLAQAKQLKVAGDVNAVPPAGIEGLGVNDFALPLIHATQAKQAIGIGALAVGNVKYQLQHELLKSMLDTNTPLLIDFRDAFSKAQQLIA; from the coding sequence ATGTCAAAACGTAGCATACTTCACATGTTTGATCCAATGCCGAACAATAGCCCGTTTGACATTAATATGGCTCTAGATGCTGGTTTTGATGTACTGATGCCTTATTCAAATGTTAAACTAGATAACATCCTTACATTAACTCAGGATGTCATTTTTTCTCGCAGCCCGTCGGGCATTAAAAAGACCGGTATTTTTATTGGTGGACGAGATATAGGCTTGGCAATTGATATGTTACAAGCCTGCCAACCAGCCATGGTTCCCCCTTTTCAAGTGTCTGTTTTTGCTGATCCAAGTGGCGCATATACTACGGCGGCGGCCTTAGTAGCCTGTGTAGAAAAAGCCTTGAAAGAACATCATGGGAAAACATTACGAGAATGCAAAACTTTAGTGTTTGGTGGAACCGGTCCTGTGGGTATAGCAACCGGAATCATAGCCTCTTTGCAGGGTGCTGACACGGTGTTGGTGGATCATTTATCAATTGATAACGCCAATGACGCCGCCAAGCAATATAGCAGACGTTTTTCGACTAAATTGACGGGTGCAATTGCACGTAACGATATTGAAAAAATTGCATTAATCGAAGATGCTGATATTGTATTTTGTACTGCAAAAGCGGGTATTAGAGTATTGTCTTCTCACGTGTTAGCCCAAGCAAAACAATTAAAAGTAGCAGGCGATGTTAATGCTGTACCACCTGCGGGTATTGAAGGTTTAGGGGTAAATGATTTTGCATTGCCCCTGATTCATGCCACCCAAGCTAAACAAGCGATAGGTATTGGGGCTTTAGCTGTAGGTAATGTAAAATATCAGTTACAGCATGAATTGTTAAAATCTATGTTAGACACAAATACGCCGTTATTAATTGATTTTCGTGATGCTTTTAGTAAAGCACAACAATTAATTGCCTAA
- the ltrA gene encoding group II intron reverse transcriptase/maturase — translation METLLEAYTMAKKNNGAPGSDGITFEVIERQGLDAFLRQIQFELIERTYTPLKSKRQEIPKDGGKVRILSIPAIRDRVVQGALKLILEPIFEADFQSGSFGYRPKRTAHEAVERVAKAIVQRKTLVIDLDLRAYFDTVQHHLLLEKVARRIKDDDILWILTRILKASGSIGVPQGGVISPLLSNIYLTEVDCMLERAKEVTRNGKYVYIEYARFADDLVVLIDAYPRHRWLLAAVSKRLREEFAKLQVEVNEEKSRKVDLACGESFSFLGFDFRSVLSLKKVWRANYAPKLKKRTALLRKLKEIFRRFQSQPIDRIIELINPILRGWVNYFSIGHSSECFGYVKDWVEKKVRRHLGRSRNSRGFGWKEWSKHWLYNELKLFNGYRVRHG, via the coding sequence ATGGAAACCTTACTTGAAGCCTATACAATGGCGAAGAAAAACAACGGAGCGCCTGGAAGTGATGGCATAACGTTTGAAGTCATTGAAAGGCAGGGACTGGATGCGTTCCTGAGGCAAATACAATTTGAGTTGATTGAGCGAACCTACACACCACTAAAGTCGAAGAGACAGGAGATACCGAAGGATGGCGGAAAAGTCCGCATTCTGTCGATACCTGCTATCCGTGATCGGGTGGTGCAAGGTGCTCTAAAACTGATATTGGAGCCGATATTCGAAGCTGACTTCCAATCAGGTTCGTTTGGGTATCGGCCTAAGCGTACAGCGCATGAAGCAGTGGAGCGGGTAGCTAAGGCAATCGTACAAAGGAAAACGCTGGTCATTGATCTTGATTTACGCGCCTACTTTGATACGGTGCAACATCATCTACTGTTGGAAAAGGTGGCGCGTCGAATCAAAGACGATGACATTCTGTGGATATTGACGCGAATATTGAAAGCATCAGGTTCAATAGGCGTTCCGCAAGGCGGGGTGATTTCTCCCTTGCTCAGTAATATTTACCTCACAGAGGTCGATTGTATGCTGGAGCGGGCAAAAGAAGTAACGCGAAACGGTAAATATGTCTACATCGAATATGCACGTTTTGCTGATGATCTTGTGGTCTTGATTGATGCCTATCCACGCCATAGATGGCTGCTAGCTGCTGTAAGCAAACGTCTTCGGGAAGAATTTGCCAAACTACAAGTTGAGGTTAATGAAGAGAAAAGTCGAAAGGTCGATCTGGCCTGTGGTGAAAGCTTTAGTTTTCTAGGCTTTGATTTCCGCAGTGTTCTCAGTCTAAAGAAGGTTTGGCGAGCAAACTACGCACCAAAGTTGAAGAAGCGTACGGCGTTGCTGCGAAAACTCAAGGAAATCTTTAGGCGTTTTCAATCACAACCGATAGATAGAATAATAGAACTAATCAATCCGATATTAAGAGGGTGGGTTAACTATTTTTCCATTGGGCATTCCAGCGAGTGTTTCGGTTATGTCAAAGATTGGGTTGAAAAGAAAGTACGGCGGCATCTTGGGCGATCTCGGAATAGTAGGGGCTTCGGCTGGAAGGAGTGGAGTAAACACTGGCTTTATAACGAACTTAAGCTGTTTAACGGTTATCGGGTTCGGCATGGCTAG
- a CDS encoding inositol monophosphatase family protein: MHPMLNIAVRAARNAGDLIQRSSQNIEKLTIDQKGRNDYASEVDRMAEQEIIKHIRASFPDHGVLAEESGEHKGNDYVWIIDPLDGTTNFLHGFPQYAVSIALKHKNKLELAVIYDPCRDELFTAERGGGAMLNNRKIRVAKHNSMRGALIGTGFPFKTMENIEPYLAMFRSVSADSAGIRRAGAAALDVAYVACGRLDAYWEIGVKEWDIAAGVLLVQEAGGVVTDFSFNDKYLQSGNIIAGNPRMHQLMYHAIEPHVPANLK, encoded by the coding sequence ATGCATCCAATGCTAAACATAGCCGTCCGTGCTGCACGGAATGCCGGCGACCTGATTCAACGCTCCTCTCAAAATATTGAGAAACTCACTATCGACCAAAAAGGCAGAAATGATTATGCCTCAGAAGTTGACCGTATGGCCGAGCAGGAAATTATTAAACATATCCGCGCCTCTTTTCCCGATCATGGTGTACTTGCTGAAGAAAGCGGCGAACATAAGGGAAATGACTATGTGTGGATTATCGATCCTCTGGATGGAACGACCAATTTTCTGCATGGTTTCCCCCAATATGCGGTATCTATTGCGCTTAAGCACAAAAACAAGCTTGAATTAGCCGTTATCTACGACCCTTGTCGTGATGAACTGTTTACTGCCGAACGCGGCGGTGGTGCTATGTTAAATAATCGCAAGATACGCGTCGCTAAACATAATAGTATGCGCGGCGCATTAATTGGCACCGGATTTCCTTTCAAAACCATGGAAAATATTGAGCCATACTTAGCGATGTTTCGCTCAGTTTCTGCGGATTCTGCTGGTATCAGGCGTGCTGGCGCAGCAGCCCTAGATGTGGCTTATGTTGCTTGCGGGCGTCTGGATGCCTATTGGGAAATAGGTGTTAAAGAATGGGATATTGCTGCGGGCGTATTACTAGTACAAGAAGCGGGCGGTGTTGTCACTGATTTTTCCTTCAATGACAAATATTTACAGTCTGGTAATATCATTGCAGGAAACCCAAGAATGCATCAGCTCATGTATCATGCAATTGAACCGCATGTGCCTGCGAATTTGAAATAA
- a CDS encoding tetratricopeptide repeat protein — MKQIILLLCAGTFLSEAMATPHNSVEIYEQVQRSVMVFEALDDANKPLKALTAVAVASDKVVTVCDELNGKLQFRIVTNSKSFLATILARDSQRHLCLLSVPDAQLTKIVSADANQSLQSGARVYALSNALGLGVGISEGVVSGIRPQLGVDFIQFSAPVSPGSDGGALVDTEGRLLGIITYRHRDGQNVNFAIPAKWLAEIELHDKTDTAYKQFRETAEQLQNQEQWQKLAEHAEQWIGGHQSDVDAWRWSVMAAEKNNNLDSEETAWRKLYQLEPASSTAGAGLLRVKLKRNQSTEALQLARELLSLHQEDAEIWTIVGQTEQSAGTAAKAEEAYRKALSFNPWQLTAYQGLIGIAEQRNDRGMVTQLWQSLSALNPDVPVIQFKLAEAYIREGRPARAYSLLEKLTIPDAQKPDADFWKGQTLIALGRPLDAIQAFEKSLQGNPTAKAWAYAALGSSYFQLQRYLESIQAYREAVRLDPNNPEWQYGLALSLKDSFRGQEALEIDAQLLKKFPNDPTVWRQKGFTEAILGLTQESIKSLEKSLEIEPKQGKVWAALIEEYHRAGRDKDVSSAYEKLRGVDSAYAEMAYRSAILPFEEHQP; from the coding sequence ATGAAACAAATCATCCTGCTGCTTTGTGCAGGTACTTTTCTCTCGGAAGCAATGGCAACACCGCATAACTCGGTCGAGATTTACGAGCAAGTACAACGGTCAGTGATGGTTTTTGAAGCATTGGACGATGCGAATAAACCGTTGAAAGCATTAACAGCCGTTGCTGTTGCGAGCGATAAAGTCGTTACGGTGTGCGATGAACTCAACGGTAAGCTTCAATTCCGGATCGTCACGAATAGTAAATCGTTTCTGGCAACAATTTTGGCCAGAGATAGCCAACGGCATTTGTGCTTGTTGTCGGTGCCTGATGCCCAGTTGACTAAAATTGTTAGCGCTGACGCCAATCAATCCTTGCAATCTGGAGCTAGGGTTTATGCGCTTTCCAATGCGTTGGGGTTGGGTGTCGGCATCTCTGAAGGGGTGGTTTCGGGTATTCGTCCACAATTAGGTGTCGATTTTATTCAATTTTCCGCGCCGGTTTCGCCGGGGTCCGACGGAGGAGCCTTGGTCGATACCGAAGGGCGTTTGTTGGGCATAATTACCTATAGACACCGCGATGGGCAGAATGTGAATTTTGCCATTCCCGCCAAATGGCTGGCCGAGATTGAGCTACATGACAAGACTGACACAGCATACAAACAATTCCGGGAAACCGCCGAACAACTACAGAATCAGGAACAGTGGCAAAAGCTGGCTGAACACGCCGAACAATGGATCGGCGGGCATCAAAGCGATGTCGATGCTTGGCGTTGGTCCGTAATGGCAGCGGAAAAGAATAACAACCTTGATAGTGAAGAAACTGCCTGGCGTAAGTTGTACCAACTGGAACCAGCGTCGTCGACCGCCGGCGCAGGATTGCTCAGAGTAAAGTTAAAACGTAATCAAAGTACAGAGGCGCTGCAATTGGCGCGCGAATTACTATCGTTGCACCAGGAAGATGCCGAAATTTGGACTATCGTTGGTCAAACCGAGCAATCGGCAGGTACCGCAGCCAAAGCCGAAGAAGCCTATCGTAAGGCATTGTCTTTCAATCCTTGGCAACTAACTGCTTACCAGGGGTTAATCGGAATCGCAGAACAGCGAAATGATCGAGGTATGGTCACCCAATTATGGCAAAGCCTGTCGGCGCTAAACCCTGACGTGCCGGTCATCCAATTTAAGTTGGCCGAGGCCTATATCCGCGAAGGCCGGCCAGCCCGCGCCTACTCCCTCTTGGAAAAGCTCACCATCCCAGACGCTCAAAAACCCGATGCAGATTTTTGGAAAGGACAAACATTGATCGCACTTGGCAGACCTCTGGATGCAATCCAAGCCTTCGAAAAAAGTTTGCAGGGCAATCCTACGGCCAAAGCCTGGGCCTATGCTGCTTTGGGCAGCAGTTATTTTCAACTGCAGCGTTATTTGGAATCTATCCAAGCCTATCGGGAAGCGGTTCGGCTGGACCCCAACAATCCTGAATGGCAATATGGTCTAGCCTTATCGCTAAAAGACAGCTTTCGCGGTCAAGAAGCCTTGGAAATCGATGCTCAATTGCTAAAAAAATTTCCTAACGACCCCACGGTTTGGCGACAAAAAGGTTTTACCGAGGCAATTCTCGGACTAACTCAGGAAAGCATTAAGTCCTTGGAAAAATCCCTTGAAATTGAGCCTAAACAAGGAAAAGTATGGGCTGCTTTGATCGAAGAATACCACCGAGCAGGCCGTGATAAGGATGTTAGTAGTGCCTATGAAAAGCTACGCGGAGTCGACAGTGCCTATGCGGAGATGGCTTACCGATCGGCCATTTTACCCTTCGAGGAGCATCAGCCATGA
- a CDS encoding trypsin-like peptidase domain-containing protein has protein sequence MSRLKQALSIFLCLLSLPSCETRAEYDAEGLFKHVSPSVVTIVTFDEKGHQEGQGSGVVVNKDHIVTNCHVVREAHTLKVNTGDHEYAATWTQADPTRDICLLSVEGLPPMSPQELRKLDDLKIGESVYAVGNPLGFGLSVNSGLVSSISPYHDEQVIVASVSLSPGSSGGGLFDNRGRLLGITTAILSAGQNLNLVLPADWIIELNKRGVSAPPVTVIPGPEPHWMEEAQALQATAKLSEFEKHVHNWRAVQPDSAMAAAYLGVALIAQNSVEAEAALRDAVRLDDRNEYAWFVLAKLMYSQGHRDEAKQILQKAQQISPTQGNLYTTKALWLLEDGKLKEAYSAVQDAIRLEPGVSDHWRVLGVVTDRLNHADESAKAYRTALRLNPLDDKLKQALLDVLARNGNSDAAHLVLGKDADNNPSSAGTWVSMGFTELNRKHYIDAEKAFRKAIEIAPETTNAWTGLGSVLQNTNRLKEAEQAYDKAYTLRPDNPSIVAEILTNRGNAKSKLGDKRAALADIEAAVKIDPTYINAYRSLGILKVEVRDHRAVVDAFRKVVVSDIAGSDDWATLGESLDLTGEKKAALEALEKSEKLDSNNPKTLLALAGYYGRNGDLQKALTYIDRALKIDSSVAVNWSNKGYALLKLGRLSEAVSALETATNLDPQFANAWINLGEAQMRSNNLGKAIQSLEIALKLAPGALDARLFLAQSYLGSKQSENARTHANVVLKAQPELPQALAILTLADLMDNNSVAALTNYRKIQARSPQMAQSVKAMAVSQRLTGAQVLPD, from the coding sequence ATGAGCAGACTGAAGCAGGCTTTATCCATTTTCCTCTGTTTGTTGAGTTTACCGAGCTGCGAAACACGCGCCGAGTACGATGCTGAAGGCTTGTTTAAACACGTTTCGCCCTCAGTAGTGACTATCGTCACTTTCGATGAAAAAGGCCATCAAGAGGGCCAAGGTAGCGGCGTAGTGGTAAACAAAGACCACATTGTGACCAATTGCCATGTGGTACGAGAGGCTCATACTTTGAAAGTCAATACTGGCGATCATGAATATGCGGCGACCTGGACCCAGGCAGATCCAACCCGGGATATTTGCCTGCTCAGCGTGGAAGGCCTGCCGCCTATGTCTCCGCAGGAACTCAGAAAGCTCGATGATTTAAAAATTGGTGAAAGCGTTTACGCAGTTGGCAATCCACTTGGATTCGGACTTTCGGTCAATTCCGGCTTGGTTTCAAGTATCAGTCCCTATCATGATGAACAGGTGATTGTGGCCAGTGTGTCGTTATCGCCCGGTTCCAGCGGCGGCGGCCTATTCGATAACCGAGGCCGATTGCTGGGGATAACGACAGCGATACTTAGCGCCGGCCAAAACTTAAATCTTGTTCTTCCCGCAGATTGGATAATCGAATTGAATAAACGTGGCGTCTCCGCACCTCCCGTTACTGTGATTCCCGGACCTGAACCGCACTGGATGGAAGAAGCCCAGGCGCTGCAAGCTACAGCCAAACTATCGGAATTTGAAAAGCACGTTCATAACTGGCGAGCAGTGCAACCAGACTCTGCGATGGCTGCAGCCTATTTGGGTGTGGCATTGATCGCTCAGAATTCTGTCGAAGCGGAAGCGGCTTTACGAGACGCCGTGCGACTGGACGACAGAAACGAATATGCTTGGTTTGTACTCGCAAAATTGATGTATAGCCAAGGTCATAGAGACGAGGCGAAACAGATATTGCAAAAAGCCCAGCAGATATCGCCTACACAGGGAAACCTTTATACAACCAAGGCCTTGTGGTTGCTGGAAGACGGTAAACTTAAGGAGGCTTATAGCGCAGTTCAGGATGCGATACGCTTAGAACCGGGAGTAAGCGACCACTGGCGCGTACTTGGTGTGGTCACCGATAGATTGAACCATGCTGATGAATCGGCCAAAGCCTATCGGACAGCGCTAAGATTAAACCCCCTAGACGATAAACTAAAGCAGGCTTTATTGGATGTGCTGGCTCGCAACGGTAATTCCGATGCCGCCCACTTGGTGCTTGGCAAGGATGCCGACAACAATCCGTCCAGTGCCGGAACCTGGGTGTCTATGGGGTTTACTGAATTGAACCGTAAACACTACATCGATGCCGAAAAAGCTTTTAGAAAAGCGATTGAAATTGCGCCAGAAACCACCAATGCTTGGACCGGTTTAGGTAGCGTGTTGCAAAACACCAACCGTTTAAAGGAAGCCGAGCAGGCTTACGACAAGGCTTATACTCTAAGGCCTGACAATCCGAGCATCGTTGCAGAGATACTGACGAATCGTGGCAATGCCAAAAGCAAATTAGGCGACAAACGGGCAGCGTTAGCAGATATAGAGGCGGCGGTTAAAATCGACCCAACTTATATCAATGCCTATCGGTCTCTCGGTATTTTGAAGGTTGAGGTTCGCGACCATCGTGCGGTTGTTGATGCTTTCAGAAAAGTAGTTGTATCTGACATCGCTGGCTCTGATGATTGGGCGACATTGGGTGAATCTTTAGATCTAACAGGGGAAAAAAAAGCAGCACTTGAAGCCTTGGAAAAATCCGAAAAATTAGATTCGAATAACCCGAAAACTTTACTAGCTCTAGCGGGATATTACGGCCGTAATGGCGATTTACAGAAAGCTTTGACATATATTGATCGGGCATTAAAAATCGATTCGTCGGTCGCTGTCAACTGGAGCAATAAGGGGTACGCTTTGTTAAAGCTTGGTCGCTTGTCGGAGGCGGTTAGTGCGCTAGAAACTGCAACCAATCTTGATCCGCAATTCGCCAATGCCTGGATCAATTTGGGTGAGGCGCAAATGCGTAGCAATAATCTGGGCAAGGCGATACAGTCCCTGGAGATAGCGCTTAAACTGGCACCCGGCGCGCTCGATGCTCGCTTATTCTTAGCGCAATCATATTTGGGATCTAAGCAGTCGGAAAATGCCAGAACCCACGCCAATGTAGTATTGAAAGCCCAACCGGAGTTGCCACAAGCTTTGGCGATTTTGACTTTGGCTGATTTGATGGATAACAATAGTGTAGCCGCATTGACTAACTATCGAAAAATCCAAGCCAGGAGTCCTCAAATGGCTCAGTCAGTCAAAGCGATGGCTGTTTCTCAACGGTTGACTGGAGCTCAAGTTTTGCCTGATTAA
- a CDS encoding NAD(P)-dependent methylenetetrahydromethanopterin dehydrogenase, giving the protein MEKPFILHMLTTAKNLSPFDVNMAMDAGWISAVPYINVEPSEVRGLVQDAIFSRSPKGLLRTAIFIGGRETKQALDMLKMAKNSMVPPFEVSVFADPSGAFTTAAGMVAAVERELAEKFQTTLVGKNVLALGGTGPVGQAAAVIAAQAGAKVTIIGRQLDKAQRTAELCTEEFGDGKIKVFAGADADKAEYMKTADVVFATGAAGIELLGADLIAQAPQLKVAADVNAVPPSGIAGLDAFDNGKPLAGSISGAVGIGALAIGNIKYQAQSRLLKRMLESDQPLFLHFEHAFEVAREFIKSTN; this is encoded by the coding sequence ATGGAAAAACCCTTTATTTTACACATGCTGACAACAGCAAAGAACTTAAGCCCATTCGACGTCAATATGGCGATGGATGCAGGCTGGATTTCAGCAGTGCCATACATCAATGTGGAACCAAGCGAAGTGCGTGGATTAGTGCAAGATGCTATCTTTTCACGTAGTCCAAAAGGTTTATTACGTACCGCGATTTTTATCGGTGGCAGAGAAACCAAACAAGCATTAGATATGCTGAAAATGGCCAAAAACTCTATGGTACCTCCTTTTGAAGTTTCCGTTTTCGCAGACCCTAGCGGCGCATTTACCACCGCTGCCGGCATGGTTGCCGCAGTTGAAAGAGAATTGGCAGAAAAATTCCAGACCACCTTGGTAGGTAAAAATGTTCTAGCATTGGGCGGCACAGGCCCTGTAGGTCAAGCGGCTGCGGTAATCGCTGCCCAAGCAGGCGCGAAGGTAACCATCATTGGTAGACAACTGGATAAAGCTCAGCGTACAGCGGAGCTTTGTACCGAAGAATTTGGTGATGGTAAAATAAAAGTATTTGCAGGCGCAGACGCAGACAAGGCAGAATATATGAAAACTGCTGACGTGGTATTTGCAACGGGTGCGGCAGGCATCGAACTATTAGGGGCTGATTTGATTGCACAGGCTCCCCAGCTTAAAGTGGCTGCGGATGTAAATGCTGTACCACCTTCAGGTATTGCTGGACTGGATGCATTTGATAATGGTAAACCGTTGGCAGGCTCAATAAGCGGTGCCGTAGGCATTGGCGCATTAGCGATAGGCAATATTAAATATCAGGCACAGAGCCGACTTTTGAAACGTATGCTGGAAAGCGATCAACCCTTGTTCTTGCATTTTGAACATGCGTTTGAAGTAGCTAGAGAGTTTATTAAATCTACTAATTAA